The following are encoded in a window of Harmonia axyridis chromosome 7, icHarAxyr1.1, whole genome shotgun sequence genomic DNA:
- the LOC123684334 gene encoding uncharacterized protein LOC123684334 codes for MITLSVEIQILHSLIMEENLLFIETCLKKYEYPNIYGVDIGEILGESNRIFLLSWLYKLIQGGESFEDITEEDLSNFLNTYGFCPTSQTKKFIDMSLDYPVQLQILYRIFRMLTTVKNECEYSEQTEEMSLDMLKSFVQMDVNIFKAFGNLKISDMSRNNGTTLNLLTKQIDEVEKLNNLSKMKEKINLAAKVVSDIMKHKEDNNLYISLDDYLTLKKFNENMVKAKEYIGNIEIVNDLKDRVIFDQIVIPERLQNENIRMAKEITKLIHEI; via the exons ATGATCACTTTATctgtagaaattcaaattttacattCATTAATAATGGAGGAAAACCTTTTATTCATTGAAACATGTTTGAAAAAATACGAATATCCGAACATTTATGGAGTTGACATTGGAGAAATATTAGGAGAGTCAAATAGAATCTTTTTATTATCTTGGTTATACAAATTGATACAAGGTGGAGAAAGTTTCGAAGATATAACAGAAGAAGATTTATCAAATTTCTTAAATACTTATGGTTTTTGTCCAACCTCTCAAACTAAAAAATTTATCGATATGAGTCTAGATTACCCTGTTCag CTTCAAATCCTTTACCGTATATTTAGAATGCTCACTACTGTGAAGAATGAATGTGAGTATTCTGAGCAGACGGAGGAAATGTCACTAGATATGTTGAAGAGTTTTGTACAAATGGATGTTAACATATTCAAGGCTTttggaaatttaaaaatttctgaTATGAGTAGAAACAATGGAACAACTTTAAATTTACTAACCAAACAAATTGATGAAgttgaaaaattgaacaatttgtCCAAAATGAAAGAAAAGATAAACTTAGCTGCTAAAGTAGTTTCTGATATAATGAAGCATAAAGAGGATAATAACCTTTATATTAGTTTGGATGATTATCTGACTTTGAAAAAGTTCAATGAGAATATGGTAAAAGCAAAAGAG tacattggaaacattgaaattgtaAATGATTTGAAGGACAGAGTCATATTTGATCAAATTGTCATTCCAGAAAGATTACAAAATGAGAATATAAGAATGGCTAAAGAAATCACCAAATTGATTCATGAAATTTAG
- the LOC123684335 gene encoding uncharacterized protein LOC123684335 translates to MLVCGETSNICCSLEIKLFLIEFVIKMRNVELKAIINDLNKLKKFIEVMNLGEAKIIHQQDTFFNSSTGRLKMRKFQDDNGELIFYERSNTEGPKLSSYDKMALGNNEFKNLYLILGRSLGKSGEVKKVRHLYVLEQTRIHLDYVEDLGNFIELEVVLKPDQSTEQGQMIALSIMKKLGINSEDLISCSYMDLIRKKRNSPLSGQKLGGIGKDAVTIFKKHQERAEIGNSSSQE, encoded by the exons ATGTTAGTCTGTGGTGAAACATCAAACATTTGTTGTAGTCTAGAGATAAAACTTTTCTTAATTGAATTTGTaataaaaatgagaaacgtAGAATTGAAAGCGATTATTAATGACCTAAATAAacttaaaaaattcattgagGTGATGAATTTAGGAGAAGCAAAAATAATCCATCAGCAGGatacatttttcaattcttctacaGGTAgattgaaaatgagaaaattccaG GATGATAATGGtgaattaatattttatgaaaGGTCAAATACCGAAGGACCTAAATTATCATCATATGATAAGATGGCTTTGGGTAAcaatgaatttaaaaatttatacctaatattaggcaGATCATTGGGTAAATCAGGAGAAGTCAAGAAAGTTAGACATCTTTATGTATTAGAACAAACCAGAATTCATTTAGATTATGTGGAAGATTTaggaaattttattgaattagaa GTTGTTCTCAAACCTGACCAGTCTACCGAACAAGGACAAATGATAGCATtatctattatgaaaaaattaggTATCAATTCAGAAGATCTTATCTCTTGCTCGTACATGGATCTcattagaaaaaaaagaaatagtcCCCTATCAGGCCAAAAATTGGGAGGAATTGGAAAAGACGCAGTCACAATCTTCAAAAAGCATCAGGAAAGAGCAGAAATCGGTAACAGCAGTAGCCAAGAGTAG